From the genome of Plasmodium cynomolgi strain B DNA, scaffold: 0003, whole genome shotgun sequence:
AAACACAGTTATCAAATATGCTATGACTGACGACAAAAAAACTACAGGATGGTATAGTACCAAAGATCCAAGCACAAATAAGGCGCATGTCAGGAGTGgagaaataatattaaaatacaaTTTCAGTTTTCCCGATGTTCTTTTGGCGCGCGAACTAGTTCTATCATCATATGTTATCAACTTGATAAATTCTTGTTCGTACAATGCGTCcgagttttttaaaaatttagaaagggaagaaaaaaaaccttttttactttgtcTATGCTTTAACCCTCTATTTGGATCTCTtgatttatataattctttGTCATGCATGTTCTCATATTTTGATGGGTGGCGTCCTTTTCTGTACGAATCAgtgttttttaattcaccACATTCTCTATCATAGGAATAATCGTATTTATCATCGTCACCTGAATCGGAATCGTCAAAGATATCAGTATCATAGAATGTTTCTTCACTGTCCCTATAatcatcgtcgtcgtcatcatcataataaaaatcaTAGATATCATTATCTTCTTCGCTGCTATCATAATCATTATGGTACTTTAATGAATCAGAAACCTTTTTGTAAGATTCTCTAAGTTGCCTTGGATCTGAGTATCTCGGCACATCATCACTTTTCATTAAGGTGCTAATAAACTTATTGTCAATTTGGTGGTCACGTAATAgggaaattaattttcttttaaaattggcATCATCTTCTTTTACTAATTGTTTTATGCTTTCTCTTAGAGATGCATACTTCTGGTTCACATCTTGCTCTATATTTCCTCTCAGCAATCTGCTGGTTCGTATGTGTAATGAGCTGCTTGACTGTGTTCCCTGGCCAAAGGGTTTACCAGGGGAAATGCCctgaagaagggggaaacatGTGGAACATTGAGAAGCATGATAAGAAgtatacgcatatatacatatatatttacatatttgtgAACGAATTTTTCCGCTTAAACTGCGCGA
Proteins encoded in this window:
- a CDS encoding hypothetical protein (putative), with the translated sequence MKEKNKKFEFFLNFITFTLLILTWYYPDEGISPGKPFGQGTQSSSSLHIRTSRLLRGNIEQDVNQKYASLRESIKQLVKEDDANFKRKLISLLRDHQIDNKFISTLMKKCGELKNTDSYRKGRHPSKYENMHDKELYKSRDPNRGLKHRQSKKGFFSSLSKFLKNSDALYEQEFIKLITYDDRTSSRAKRTSGKLKLYFNIISPLLTCALFVLGSLVLYHPVVFLSSVIAYLITVFYMLYKSVIVSKKCSIQDRVNKKRRSELTAARR